Genomic DNA from Sphingomonas lacunae:
GTGGGGGCTTTTGGAACGTGATTTGGCTCATCCCCATCTCGCTCCGGTCAAAGCCTGGTTTGATGAGCATATCCCCGCCGAGAAGCGCGCACCCATCTGGTCACGTCTGCCATGACAGGGGCCGGGGACACCGTGAAGAGCGCGATGGTGATGGCCGCCGGCTTGGGCAAGCGGATGCGTCCACTCACCGCGACGAGGCCAAAACCCCTGGTGCACGTCGCGGGTCGGGCCCTTATCGATCATTGTTTTGACCGGATTGCCGACGCCGGGATCGGTCATGTCATCGTCAACGTCCATTATCTTGCCGATGCTTTGGAAGCACATCTGCGTGGACGCAGCTGGCCCTTTGACGTGGACGTTTCCGATGAACGGACCCGGCTTCTTGAAACCGGTGGTGGCCTCGTAAAGGCTGCGTCGCTTTTTCGGGGAGACCCGATTTTATGTGTCAACAGCGACAATATCTGGACGGATGGACCCACCAACGCAATCTCCCTTTTGGCGGAGCGGTGGGATGATGAGCAGATGGATGCGCTTTTGCTGCTGGTTCCCCAGGCGAGGGCGACAGGTCATTCCGGGCAGGGCGATTTCCACATGGATCAGGTTGGCCGGCTCTCGCGGCGCAAGCCGGGCAGGGTAGCCCCCTTTGTGTACACGGGGATCCAGCTTCTGTCTGCCAGATTGCTGCGGGATGCGCCTGAAGGGCCCTTCTCGACCAATATTCTCTGGGACAGGGCGATGGCCGACAGGCGATTGTTCGGGCTTTCGCACATTGGCCAATGGTTCGACGTAGGCACGCCGCTGGCCATCCCAAAGGTCGAGACCGCGCTTGCCGGTTGAACCGGTCCGGAAGCACGCTCAGGCAGGCGAGCGGCTGATCTATTTGACCCGTTTGGACATGATTTGTCGTGCAAACCGGCTTTGCAGGTGATTGAAGGGCAGGGCATGAGCAAGTCGTCTTACCCGTCCCTCTATACGATTCCGGTGCATCTTACCTTTGCTGACGCACTGGTGACGGGGATTATTGAGCAGCGCGGCAGTGACGTCATGGCGTTAGCCGGCGGATTGGTTTTACTGCCCAACAGTCGAGCGGTAACGGCTGTCCGTGACGCCTTCATTCGCCATGGTGGCGGGTCGTTGCTGTTGCCCCGTCTCGTCGCTCTGGGTGACGAGGAGCTGGACGAAAGTGTTGGTGCGGCACTCGATCGGATTGATGGGAACGATATCGACCTGCCGCCGGCCATGCCATCCATGTCTCGGCGCTTTCGCTTGGCGCAAATGGTGGCGCGTCAGCGTCCGGATATTCCAGCCGGAGAAGCATTGCGCCTTGGCGATGGTCTGGCGCGTGTGTTTGATGCCCTGGCGATTGAAGATGTGCCGCTGGACTCACTGACGACCCTGGAACGTCACGAGCCTCTGGCGGAACATTGGGAAACCGCATTCGGCATGCTGCAGCAGCTTGCAGCGGAATGGCCAGCGATCCTTCGCGAGACCGGGATGATCGACCGGAGCCGCCGTCGGAACATGGTGTACGATCGCACATCATCACGTTGGGCGAGGTTGGGCCTGCCCGCTGAATTCGTGATCGCTGCTGGCATCTCCACCCCGGCACCAGCGATTGCGCGTCTGTTGAAAACCATTGCCTGGGCCGATGGAGGCGCGGTTGTCCTGCCCCATCTCGACCTAGCGATGGATGAGGCCTGGTGGGATGCGCTCGGGGCTGATCCACAGTCGGCGGGCGAAGCCGCTCCTCCTCCGCTTGAAAGCCATCCGCACCTGCATCTGAAGCTCTTGCTCAATCGCATGGACATGCGACGTGAAGATGTCCGACCTTGGCCGGTCAACGAAACTGCCGGCAATGGACCGGCGCATCGTCAGCACCTTGTCCGTCATGCCTTTGCGCCAGCCAGTTTCACTGCCGGCTGGCTTGATGTGCCTGGCGGCGAAAGGCGGTCCGACGGCATAGCACAATTTGACTGCGCAACACCTGCTGAAGAAGCGCTGACTATTGCGCTCGCGATGCGGGAGGTTCTTGAAACACCCGGAAAAACAGCGGCCCTTGTAACGCCCGATCGTTCGATTGCGATACGTGTTGCCGGACATCTTGGCCGATGGGGTATCACGGCCGATGATTCCGCAGGGCAACCCTTGCCATCAACAACAGCTGGCGGGCTCGCTTTGGCACTTGCCATTGCCATGGCTGATGGTTTTGCCCCTGTCGCGTTGATCAGCCTGCTGTCGCATCCCCTGGTCAGGGCAGTCGAAGCCGAAGATCGGCGCCAATGGATGGATCAGGTCCGCCAACTTGACCTTGTGCTTCGGGGTCCGCGCCCGGCAGCGGGGCTCGCGAAGCTCTCGGAATTGTTGGCACAGCGTGCACAGGCGCCAAAGATCAACGGACGTGAAAAGGCGATCCGGGGAGCGCTTTTGCAATGGTGGCTCGACCAGGCCACTCCATTGCTTAGCAGGGCTGGAGGAGACCTGTCCGACGCAAAGGGGCTGTCGCTGGTCGCTCTGTTGTCCGCACTCAGGCAAGGCCTTTCTGCACTGTCTGATGACAATGTTTGGGCCGGCGCAGATGGTCGTGCACTTTCGTCCCTGCTCGAAGAGGTTGAGAGTGTAGCCAGCCTGCTCGATGTTCCTCTCAAGGCTCGCGACCTGCCTTCATTGCTGCGCCAATTGATGCAGGATGTTGCGGTCCGGCCGCCGCAGGGCGGACATCCGCGCCTTTTCATCTGGGGACTGATCGAAGGGCGCTTGCAGCGAGCGGATAGGATGATCCTGGCCGGTCTGAATGAAGGGCA
This window encodes:
- a CDS encoding nucleotidyltransferase family protein, yielding MTGAGDTVKSAMVMAAGLGKRMRPLTATRPKPLVHVAGRALIDHCFDRIADAGIGHVIVNVHYLADALEAHLRGRSWPFDVDVSDERTRLLETGGGLVKAASLFRGDPILCVNSDNIWTDGPTNAISLLAERWDDEQMDALLLLVPQARATGHSGQGDFHMDQVGRLSRRKPGRVAPFVYTGIQLLSARLLRDAPEGPFSTNILWDRAMADRRLFGLSHIGQWFDVGTPLAIPKVETALAG
- the addB gene encoding double-strand break repair protein AddB is translated as MSKSSYPSLYTIPVHLTFADALVTGIIEQRGSDVMALAGGLVLLPNSRAVTAVRDAFIRHGGGSLLLPRLVALGDEELDESVGAALDRIDGNDIDLPPAMPSMSRRFRLAQMVARQRPDIPAGEALRLGDGLARVFDALAIEDVPLDSLTTLERHEPLAEHWETAFGMLQQLAAEWPAILRETGMIDRSRRRNMVYDRTSSRWARLGLPAEFVIAAGISTPAPAIARLLKTIAWADGGAVVLPHLDLAMDEAWWDALGADPQSAGEAAPPPLESHPHLHLKLLLNRMDMRREDVRPWPVNETAGNGPAHRQHLVRHAFAPASFTAGWLDVPGGERRSDGIAQFDCATPAEEALTIALAMREVLETPGKTAALVTPDRSIAIRVAGHLGRWGITADDSAGQPLPSTTAGGLALALAIAMADGFAPVALISLLSHPLVRAVEAEDRRQWMDQVRQLDLVLRGPRPAAGLAKLSELLAQRAQAPKINGREKAIRGALLQWWLDQATPLLSRAGGDLSDAKGLSLVALLSALRQGLSALSDDNVWAGADGRALSSLLEEVESVASLLDVPLKARDLPSLLRQLMQDVAVRPPQGGHPRLFIWGLIEGRLQRADRMILAGLNEGQWPQKASPDPWLPPTVRRSLGLPGLERSSGLAAHDFASALGSPEVIITRSQRDGPAPTVPSRLLLRLTALAGEDRIRAPSFDFAGLAGALDICESPQPFARPAFAPSADRRPRSLSVTEVDTLVADPFAFYARNALGLRQLDPLDAEPTAAWRGTLVHAALEHWLKQPHRSIETIGPIVESLLAGPGVSAVLRALWGPRLFPPLQWAAETVIADQLASGRVALVEASESRGTAMLGAISLSGTPDRIDRLADGSLAIVDYKTGSGPNKKAVDSLFALQLGLLGLIAEAGGYTGKPEIVSTFEYWRMNKSQSKPRKGQLGWIDTPFRKTKDARIHPGNFVAEARARLEGAVARWLVGEDAFIAKLEPEFAPYADYDQLMRLEEWYGRESGPNDPGDRA